A single region of the Brachypodium distachyon strain Bd21 chromosome 3, Brachypodium_distachyon_v3.0, whole genome shotgun sequence genome encodes:
- the LOC100833180 gene encoding uncharacterized protein LOC100833180, with protein sequence MSAAVASSSSLEPGQSSNRRMAAKEESEDVPMDNSDGDADQSDDCSPMALRSPGAGAAAAARKKKAVQSHRQRVTAGFCFYSSLSLRKPPAIPRLEGAFEKDSAKQLGEAWAKFFHANGIPVEKADCPYFREAMRLTQQLGDSVQRIPTGSEIDGPYLQSEYDELEEYVAGLKCHWELHGVSVLCDSWTGPSGTSIVNFMIACDGRMFFHKSVDATGQLHNAQYIYQHIREVVVEDIGQGFVVQIVTENGSSLKEACEQLIKEYPRIVWQPCAAHTANLMLEDIGNIPKVDAVVSSAKRICRFFYNHSELHDQMKTKIGGELIQPNAARFGTDFMFLQSFWDSKDKLRQWVVLDEWSDSSWNKEPDYDYTYDSLVSSSWWEDVKWVLDITRSLYAVLRHADSQKTTLSVFMPRMTAARDEMQSLFQMGSEDWKNVMDVVDKKVADIYKDNFMIAAGVLDPEAHYKYDLASNPDYMQAFKMTIQKCRGMTPGRVMMTRSSRNDENKAGMVKHASIVKPS encoded by the exons atgtcggcggcggtggcttcttcgtcttccctGGAACCGGGCCAGAGCTCCAACCGCCGCATGGCGGCGAAGGAGGAATCCGAGGATGTACCCATGGACAACTCCGATGGGGACGCCGACCAGTCCGATGATTGCAGCCCCATGGCCTTGCGCTCTCCAGGCGCCG gcgctgctgctgcggctagaaagaaaaaggctgTGCAGAGCCATAGGCAGAGAGTGACTGCTGGTTTTTGCTTTTATTCAAGCTTGTCCCTCAGAAAACCACCCGCCATACCTCGGTTGGAGGGGGCTTTCGAAAAGGATTCTGCTAAGCAGCTTGGGGAAGCTTGGGCCAAGTTTTTCCATGCCAATGGCATTCCTGTGGAGAAAGCCGACTGCCCGTACTTCCGGGAGGCCATGAGGTTGACACAACAGCTTGGGGACAGTGTTCAGCGCATCCCTACAGGGTCAGAGATAGATGGACCGTATCTGCAGTCTGAGTATGACGAACTGGAGGAGTATGTGGCAGGACTCAAATGTCATTGGGAACTGCACGGTGTGAGTGTCCTGTGTGATTCTTGGACAGGGCCTTCTGGGACAAGCATCGTGAACTTCATGATCGCCTGTGACGGGCGCATGTTCTTCCATAAGTCTGTTGATGCCACCGGTCAACTTCACAATGCCCAGTATATCTATCAGCACATCAGGGAGGTGGTTGTGGAGGACATTGGACAAGGCTTTGTAGTTCAAATTGTGACAGAGAATGGATCCAGTCTCAAGGAAGCGTGCGAACAACTCATCAAGGAGTATCCACGCATTGTTTGGCAGCCATGTGCAGCTCACACTGCTAATCTCATGCTGGAGGACATCGGAAATATCCCCAAGGTTGACGCAGTGGTCTCTAGTGCCAAGCGGATATGTAGGTTCTTCTACAATCATTCTGAACTGCACGATCAAATGAAAACCAAGATTGGTGGAGAGTTGATCCAACCTAATGCTGCAAGGTTTGGAACTGACTTTATGTTCCTACAAAGTTTCTGGGATAGCAAAGACAAGCTCAGGCAGTGGGTGGTCTTAGATGAGTGGTCAGATAGCTCTTGGAATAAGGAGCCAGATTATGACTACACGTACGACTCCTTAGTAAGCTCGTCTTGGTGGGAAGATGTGAAGTGGGTGCTAGATATAACTCGGTCACTTTATGCCGTACTTAGGCACGCGGATTCACAAAAGACTACACTTTCTGTATTTATGCCTAGGATGACTGCCGCTAGGGATGAAATGCAATCTCTTTTCCAGATGGGGTCAGAAGATTGGAAGAATGTCATGGATGTGGTGGACAAGAAGGTCGCAGATATATACAAAGACAATTTTATGATTGCAG CTGGTGTGCTTGATCCTGAGGCCCACTACAAGTATGATCTTGCCAGCAATCCAGATTACATGCAAGCATTCAAGATGACAATTCAGAAGTGCAGGGGGATGACTCCGGGCAGGGTCATGATGACACGCTCTAGCCGAAATGACGAAAACAAAGCCGGCATGGTC
- the LOC100823491 gene encoding uncharacterized protein LOC100823491, with protein MAASSPASSGKAASDTSAPAPAPASAPAPTVANGNGTPQKPPPGTGFDMPKPNLRGLNKPKCIQCGNVARSRCPFQCCKSCCYKAQNPCHIHVLKQSNTLPEKTPPTPAPLSDQPSTNSPLNGSSSRLSSLQKLPHHFLNSIRTRKSLAKKDVASINKWRFMKLEEHIQGDIDVENEAYDRYTQNIGLLEETFYLTEDAAGEHETEATSSEERMEIMVSEAKVRLKSDCSNADGFKERIATILDQKLKELQGRGSAYEDDKPSDQNLDDHRKPVKLSIKQQMERNMKTNELLGKLTKAQSEDDLRPCLGIMAQLFGKEKSSTSMSTSNKSSNQESTPAITPSYSFPRRMTRSEFDENMSSEINDESSSLSQVAQL; from the exons ATGGCCGCGTCGTCTCCGGCGTCCAGCGGCAAGGCGGCGAGCGACACCTCCgcgcccgcccccgcccctgcctccgcccctgcccCCACGGTCGCCAACGGCAATGGGACGCCGCAGAAGCCGCCCCCCGGCACCGGCTTCGACATGCCCAAGCCCAACCTCCGCGGCCTCAACAAGCCTAAGTGCATCCAGTGCGGCAACGTCGCCCGCTCCCG GTGCCCGTTCCAGTGCTGCAAGAGCTGCTGCTACAAAGCCCAGAACCCTTGCCATATTCATG TCCTGAAACAGAGCAACACATTGCCAGAGAAGACACCACCAACTCCTGCCCCTTTGTCAGACCAACCATCAACCAATTCACCTTTAAATGG TTCTTCTTCGAGACTGTCTTCCCTACAAAAGCTTCCCCATCATTTTCTGAATTCAATCCGAACAAGAAAGTCCCTTGCCAAGAAG GATGTTGCAAGCATTAACAAGTGGAGGTTTATGAAGCTAGAGGAACATATCCAAGGAGATATCGATGTTGAGAATGAAGCATATGATCGGTATACACAGAATATTGGATTACTCGAGGAAACATTCTATCTCACTGAAGATGCTGCTGGTGAACATGAAACTGAAGCAACTTCCTCAGAAGAAAGGATGGAAATAATGGTCTCTGAGGCAAAGGTGAGGTTAAAATCTGACTGCTCAAATGCAGATGGCTTTAAGGAGAGGATTGCCACTATCTTGGACCAGAAGCTGAAGGAACTGCAAGGGAGAGGCAGTGCCTATGAGGATGACAAGCCCTCTGACCAAAATCTAGATGACCATAGGAAGCCGGTGAAGTTAAGCATAAAGCAGCAAATGGAGAGAAACATGAAAACAAATGAGCTGCTTGGTAAGTTGACAAAGGCGCAGAGTGAGGATGATTTGAGGCCTTGCCTTGGTATCATGGCGCAGCTTTTCGGAAAAGAGAAGAGTTCCACCTCCATGAGCACATCAAACAAGTCAAGCAACCAAGAATCAACCCCAGCAATTACACCCTCTTATTCCTTTCCGAGGCGCATGACTAGGTCAGAGTTTGACGAGAACATGAGTTCTGAGATCAATGATGAGTCCTCTTCTTTGAGTCAGGTCGCTCAGCTATAA
- the LOC100823791 gene encoding protein CHUP1, chloroplastic yields the protein MKEDIMFDNQTKPCRSRIDSKSNQNPLKPKFGSSWGSQIVKGFTADKKTKKTAAVASKKPPLASVENVNQNNQQIPYHSRVKRSLIVDFPCSPAGAQVHPHVFDCHGIRSPASHDLFLELDHLREQLRESKERESALQSEVRQCRENPRVSELEKELDSRKNEIDRLARLKTSLEAEKMSLSEQLSALSSMVEQHEETVRLDGHGNRASSTDGDNPFSSGNLEFEVVELRRLNKELQFQKRSLAIKLSSAESKLAILEKNAESEIVAKVQAEASLLRHTNANLSKQVEGLQMSRLTEVEELAYLRWINSCLRHELCSSDQAARAMTDIDFNDGMACNDDHCDARNGEDSCDDKRFSIAERIKQWSQNDKSCQASKKESLLDRAWIEATEARSPTRRHSLGGSKGCAQELNIMKRRQSDTFICLPEATDEAASCNKDQTSRDKRELLVDKYDFGQSDGSRFVLGKPEVCKSQCLDVEKRTLRIPNPPPRPSVSVPHSGPSNGSTVNPPRPPPPPPPPKFSTRNTGVMKRAPQVAELYHSLMRRDSKKDTSGGAICETANSANVRSSMIGEIENRSSHLQAIKADVETQGEFVKSLIKEVTDAAYKDIEDVVAFVKWLDDELGFLVDERAVLKHFDWPERKADTLREAAFGYQDLKKLETEVSNYKDDSRLPCDIALKKMLTVSEKTERGVYNLLRTRDAMMRQCKEFNIPTDWMLDNNLISKIKFASVKLANMYMKRVAMELQYMGPLNKDPALEYMLLQAVRFAFRIHQFAGGFDTETMDAFEELRNLVHVRNSTQ from the exons ATGAAGGAGGATATTATGTTCGACAACCAAACAAAGCCATGCAGATCAAGGATCGACTCCAAAAGCAATCAGAATCCTCTGAAGCCCAAGTTTGGATCCTCATGGGGGTCCCAAATTGTCAAGGGGTTCACAGCTGACAAGAAAACCAAGAAGACAGCAGCCGTTGCGAGCAAGAAGCCACCTCTTGCAAGCGTGGAAAATGTAAACCAGAACAATCAACAGATTCCATACCATTCTAGGGTCAAGAGATCTCTGATAGTAGACTTCCCTTGCTCACCTGCTGGTGCTCAAGTTCATCCCCATGTCTTTGATTGCCACGGTATCAGGTCGCCAGCATCTCATGATCTTTTCCTTGAGTTGGACCATCTCAGGGAACAACTACGCGAGTCAAAGGAAAGAGAATCAGCATTGCAATCAGAGGTGCGGCAATGCAGAGAAAACCCAAGGGTTTCGGAACTCGAGAAGGAGCTTGATTCTAGGAAGAATGAGATTGACAGGCTTGCACGCCTTAAAACTTCACTAGAAGCTGAGAAAATGAGCCTCTCTGAACAGCTATCAGCTCTATCTTCTATGGTGGAGCAGCATGAAGAAACTGTAAGATTGGATGGACATGGTAATCGGGCATCTAGCACAGATGGAGACAATCCATTTTCTTCAGGAAACTTGGAGTTCGAAGTTGTTGAGCTGCGACGTTTAAACAAAGAGCTTCAGTTTCAGAAACGAAGTCTTGCAATCAAGCTCTCTTCAGCAGAGTCCAAACTGGCTATCCTTGAAAAGAATGCAGAG AGCGAGATAGTTGCGAAGGTTCAAGCTGAGGCCTCTTTGTTGCGGCACACAAATGCAAACCTGAGCAAGCAAGTTGAGGGCTTGCAAATGAGTCGACTAACTGAGGTTGAGGAGCTTGCGTATCTTCGATGGATCAATTCATGCCTACGTCATGAGCTCTGCAGCTCAGATCAAGCAGCTAGAGCAATGACCGATATCGATTTTAATGATGGTATGGCTTGTAATGATGATCATTGTGATGCCAGAAATGGTGAGGACAGTTGTGATGATAAAAGGTTTAGCATTGCTGAACGTATCAAGCAATGGTCACAGAATGATAAGAGCTGTCAAGCATCTAAAAAGGAATCTCTTCTTGATAGAGCATGGATTGAAGCCACAGAAGCCCGGAGCCCAACACGCAGGCATTCACTTGGTGGATCAAAGGGATGTGCACAGGAATTGAACATCATGAAGAGGAGGCAATCTGATACCTTTATCTGCCTTCCAGAGGCAACAGATGAAGCAGCTTCCTGTAATAaggatcagacaagcagggaTAAGCGTGAACTTCTTGTGGATAAGTATGATTTTGGTCAATCTGATGGTTCCAGATTTGTTCTTGGCAAGCCAGAAGTATGCAAGTCTCAATGCTTGGATGTTGAAAAGCGTACCTTGCGCATTCCAAACCCTCCACCAAGACCTTCAGTCTCTGTGCCACATTCTGGTCCATCAAATGGATCCACTGTAAATCCACCCCgaccacctccgccgcctcctcctcctaagTTTTCCACCAGAAATACTGGCGTCATGAAGAGGGCACCACAAGTTGCAGAGCTTTACCATTCACTTATGAGAAGGGACTCAAAGAAAGACACTTCTGGGGGTGCAATCTGTGAAACTGCTAACTCCGCGAATGTGCGGAGTAGCATGATTGGTGAAATCGAGAACCGTTCTTCACATTTGCAGGCT ATCAAGGCGGATGTTGAGACTCAAGGTGAGTTTGTGAAATCGTTGATCAAGGAGGTGACTGATGCAGCTTACAAAGATATAGAAGATGTGGTTGCATTTGTGAAGTGGCTCGATGATGAACTCGGTTTCCTT GTGGATGAGAGAGCAGTGCTGAAGCATTTTGATTGGCCCGAGAGGAAGGCAGACACTCTACGAGAGGCAGCTTTTGGCTATCAAGACCTGAAAAAATTGGAAACAGAAGTCTCTAACTATAAAGACGATTCGCGCCTTCCATGTGACATTGCACTTAAGAAAATGCTTACAGTGTCTGAAAA GACGGAGCGAGGTGTCTACAACCTTCTGAGGACAAGGGATGCTATGATGAGGCAGTGTAAGGAGTTTAATATTCCTACTGACTGGATGCTTGACAACAATCTTATTAGCAAG ATAAAATTCGCTTCTGTCAAATTAGCAAATATGTACATGAAAAGAGTGGCTATGGAACTTCAGTATATGGGACCCCTCAACAAGGATCCAGCTCTGGAGTATATGCTGCTTCAGGCTGTCAGATTTGCCTTCAGAATTCATCAG tttgcCGGAGGTTTCGACACAGAGACAATGGACGCATTTGAGGAGCTGAGGAATCTCGTTCATGTCAGGAACAGTACCCAGTAG
- the LOC104584020 gene encoding BTB/POZ and MATH domain-containing protein 4-like — protein sequence MASTNESSCVTQKVLGKHRFQICQFSYGNVGGNDYIRSGTFRVGGFDWAIVYCPDADAEHGWGYISVYLELMSKYAEVSALVDLRLIDQVTGKPCTICATKNFPNQFKSSSFEEAAHRVVLAARSPVFKQQLCKPMKETKMKHVTIDRMEPAVFEYMLHFIYTDSLPRMDDLDRSE from the coding sequence ATGGCGTCGACCAACGAGTCGTCCTGCGTAACTCAGAAGGTGCTGGGCAAGCACCGGTTCCAGATCTGCCAGTTCAGCTACGGCAATGTCGGTGGCAATGATTACATCCGCTCCGGGACCTTCAGGGTGGGGGGATTCGACTGGGCCATCGTATACTGTCCGGACGCCGATGCAGAACACGGTTGGGGGTACATTTCGGTTTATCTGGAGTTGATGAGCAAGTACGCGGAGGTGTCGGCGCTCGTGGACCTCAGACTGATCGACCAGGTCACTGGAAAGCCGTGTACGATATGCGCGACGAAGAATTTTCCGAATCAGTTCAAGTCTAGCAGCTTCGAGGAGGCTGCCCACAGGGTGGTGCTTGCTGCCCGATCACCGGTTTTCAAACAGCAGCTCTGTAAACCCATGAAGGAGACAAAAATGAAACACGTAACCATCGATCGTATGGAACCGGCGGTTTTTGAGTATATGCTCCATTTCATCTACACTGATTCCTTACCTAGGATGGACGATCTTGATAGATCTGAATAG
- the LOC104584021 gene encoding BTB/POZ and MATH domain-containing protein 2 encodes MAQPPPMVVPETTTGNNKALATWALPQLIKDLGVGKSVRSGDFSVGGYRWAVLFYPSGSEPPKQPGGARHVSAYLELLTPNVDEVRVMFDLSLTAGTHHPWVVAEDFSPADSAELRRRSFFKEGDFRRHASFSTTPPPLRPPRPLPPHHPPRCWGVAEFARGDLAPFIVDGGLVIRCDVTVIKPPRVTPTRRLLQAPTAMPPLGLGEDRRRLLEKEKRDTAGADVEVLVRGESVAAHRALLAARSPVLRKRLHETGNTAVAGDDDEKENDKDGDGKKRRHTAAKRVAVTVDDVEPAVFKAMLHFIYTDELPPESAGEATELLQWLFEAAKAYGVERLPQMCEAVLCARLSKATIKAAAAFARRHGGSCDKLKTACLEFYKATHRVSETAIIGSEQRLKRSLPDGEADDDDSEAAADKRLKRA; translated from the exons atggcgcagccgccgccgatggTCGTcccggagacgacgacggggAATAATAAGGCATTGGCGACATGGGCACTGCCGCA GCTGATCAAGGACCTCGGCGTCGGCAAGTCGGTGAGGTCCGGCGACTTCTCCGTCGGCGGCTACCGCTGGGCCGTCCTCTTCTACCCCTCCGGCTCCGAGCCTCCCAAACagcccggcggcgcgcgccacGTGTCCGCCTACCTCGAGCTGCTGACCCCCAACGTCGACGAGGTCAGAGTCATGTTTGACCTCAGCTTGACGGCTGGGACCCACCATCCATGGGTCGTCGCCGAGGATTTCTCACCGGCTGACTCCGCCGAACTAAGACGGAGATCCTTCTTCAAAGAGGGCGACTTCCGCCGCCACGCGTCCTTCTCCACCACGCCTCCgccgctccggccgccgcgcccgctgCCGCCTCACCACCCGCCGCGGTGCTGGGGCGTGGCGGAGTTCGCGCGCGGCGATCTCGCGCCGTTCATCGTCGACGGCGGGCTGGTCATCCGGTGCGACGTCACCGTGATCAAGCCGCCGCGCGTCACGCCGACGCGGCGGCTGCTTCAGGCGCCGACCGCCATGCCGCCGCTAGGGCTAGGggaggatcgccgccggctgctagagaaggagaagagagacACCGCCGGCGCGGATGTCGAGGTGCTCGTGCGAGGCGAGTCCGTAGCGGCGCACCGCGCCCTGCTCGCCGCACGGTCCCCGGTGCTCCGGAAAAGGCTCCATGAGACCGGTAATACCGCcgttgccggagacgacgacgaaaaGGAGAACGACAAAGACGGCGACGGCAAGAAGCGCCGCCACACCGCGGCCAAGCGGGTGGCGGTGACGGTGGATGACGTGGAGCCGGCGGTGTTCAAGGCGATGCTCCACTTCATCTACACTGACGAGCTTCCACCGGAGAGCGCCGGCGAGGCGACGGAGCTCCTCCAGTGGCTATTCGAGGCGGCGAAGGCCTACGGGGTGGAGAGGCTGCCACAAATGTGCGAGGCGGTGTTGTGCGCGAGACTGAGCAAGGCGACGAtaaaggccgccgccgcctttgcCCGGCGCCATGGCGGATCATGCGACAAGCTCAAGACGGCGTGCTTGGAGTTCTACAAGGCCACACACCGGGTGTCGGAGACGGCCATTATTGGTTCCGAGCAGCGGCTCAAGAGAAGCCTCCCGGATGGCGAagcagatgatgatgattcaGAGGCTGCTGCTGACAAGCGGCTTAAAAGAGCTTGA
- the LOC100822767 gene encoding actin-related protein 3 isoform X2, whose product MDPSERPAVVMDNGTGYSKLGFSGNSEPSFTIPTIVAVNESFLDQSEQCSSANWLAQYNAGVMADLDFFIGDEAVSHLRSSGLYSLRTPIRHGQVTDWDTMERFWQQSIFNYLRCNPEEHYFLLTDSPVSTPESRECMGEIMFETFNVPGLYISVQSVLSLSAGYAYLRSLSEEEADSELLQERGELLPPDDALDIARRVKETYCYTSSDIVKEFKKHDSKPSKYIKQWSAVKPKTGVPYTIDIGYERFLGPEIFFNPEMYSEDFFTPLPELIDNCVQSAPIDTRRALYKNIVLSGGSTMFKDFHRRLQNNLKKIVDERVAATNACHHVEVKPVEVNVVTHPIQSYAVWFGGSVAASSPEFFECCHTKEDYEEHGASICRTSTVFKGMY is encoded by the exons ATGGACCCCTCCGAGCGCCCCGCCGTCGTCATGGACAACGGCACAGG GTACAGCAAGCTTGGCTTTTCTGGAAATTCCGAGCCATCTTTCACCATCCCTACTATAGTAGCCGTGAACGAATCTTTCTTGGACCAATCAGAGCAGTGCAGTAGTGCAAATTGGTTAGCACAGTATAATGCAGGCGTCATGGCTgaccttgatttttttatcgGGGATGAGGCTGTGTCGCATTTGAGATCCAGTGGCCTGTACAGTTTAAGAACCCCAATTCGTCATGGTCAG GTTACTGACTGGGATACGATGGAAAGATTTTGGCAGCAATCCATTTTCAATTATCTACGCTGCAACCCTGAAGAACACTACTTCCTTCTTACAGACAGTCCTGTCAGTACGCCTGAAAGTCGTGAATGTATGGGAGAAATAATGTTTGAGACCTTCAATGTCCCTGGTCTATATATTTCTGTCCAATCTGTGCTCAGCCTCTCTGCTGGATATGCATATCTGAGATCTCTTTCTGAAGAGGAAGCAGATTCTGAG CTTTTACAG GAAAGAGGTGAGCTTCTTCCACCTGATGACGCTTTGGATATTGCTCGTAGGGTGAAAGAAACATATTGCTATACTTCTTCAGACATTGTCAAG GAGTTCAAGAAGCATGACAGCAAGCCTAGTAAATATATCAAGCAATGGTCTGCAGTCAAACCAAAGACTGGGGTCCCATACACAATTGACATTGGATATGAGCGTTTTCTTGGACCAGAG ATTTTTTTCAACCCTGAGATGTATTCTGAGGACTTCTTCACTCCTTTACCTGAACTGATTGACAACTGCGTTCAATCTGCACCAATTGACACAAGGAGAGCTCTGTATAAG AACATAGTATTATCTGGTGGATCTACCATGTTTAAAGACTTCCACAGGAGACTCCAAAATAATTTGAAGAAGATAGTAGATGAGCGTGTTGCCGCAACTAATGCCTGTCATCATGTGGAGGTGAAA CCTGTTGAAGTCAACGTTGTCACCCATCCTATACAGAGCTATGCAGTTTGGTTTGGCGGTTCAGTAGCTGCATCTAGCCCTGAGTTTTTCGAG TGTTGCCACACAAAGGAAGATTACGAGGAACATGGAGCAAGCATCTGCCGAACAAGCACTGTTTTCAAAGGAATGTACTGA
- the LOC100822767 gene encoding actin-related protein 3 isoform X1, which produces MDPSERPAVVMDNGTGYSKLGFSGNSEPSFTIPTIVAVNESFLDQSEQCSSANWLAQYNAGVMADLDFFIGDEAVSHLRSSGLYSLRTPIRHGQVTDWDTMERFWQQSIFNYLRCNPEEHYFLLTDSPVSTPESRECMGEIMFETFNVPGLYISVQSVLSLSAGYAYLRSLSEEEADSESDMTGVVVDIGEGAPHIVPVVNGYVIGSSIKSFPHSGSDVTQFVLQLLQERGELLPPDDALDIARRVKETYCYTSSDIVKEFKKHDSKPSKYIKQWSAVKPKTGVPYTIDIGYERFLGPEIFFNPEMYSEDFFTPLPELIDNCVQSAPIDTRRALYKNIVLSGGSTMFKDFHRRLQNNLKKIVDERVAATNACHHVEVKPVEVNVVTHPIQSYAVWFGGSVAASSPEFFECCHTKEDYEEHGASICRTSTVFKGMY; this is translated from the exons ATGGACCCCTCCGAGCGCCCCGCCGTCGTCATGGACAACGGCACAGG GTACAGCAAGCTTGGCTTTTCTGGAAATTCCGAGCCATCTTTCACCATCCCTACTATAGTAGCCGTGAACGAATCTTTCTTGGACCAATCAGAGCAGTGCAGTAGTGCAAATTGGTTAGCACAGTATAATGCAGGCGTCATGGCTgaccttgatttttttatcgGGGATGAGGCTGTGTCGCATTTGAGATCCAGTGGCCTGTACAGTTTAAGAACCCCAATTCGTCATGGTCAG GTTACTGACTGGGATACGATGGAAAGATTTTGGCAGCAATCCATTTTCAATTATCTACGCTGCAACCCTGAAGAACACTACTTCCTTCTTACAGACAGTCCTGTCAGTACGCCTGAAAGTCGTGAATGTATGGGAGAAATAATGTTTGAGACCTTCAATGTCCCTGGTCTATATATTTCTGTCCAATCTGTGCTCAGCCTCTCTGCTGGATATGCATATCTGAGATCTCTTTCTGAAGAGGAAGCAGATTCTGAG TCTGATATGACAGGTGTAGTAGTTGACATTGGGGAGGGAGCTCCACATATTGTCCCAGTTGTAAACGGCTATGTAATTGGGAGCAGCATAAAGTCTTTTCCTCATTCTGGAAGTGATGTAACTCAGTTTGTTCTGCAGCTTTTACAG GAAAGAGGTGAGCTTCTTCCACCTGATGACGCTTTGGATATTGCTCGTAGGGTGAAAGAAACATATTGCTATACTTCTTCAGACATTGTCAAG GAGTTCAAGAAGCATGACAGCAAGCCTAGTAAATATATCAAGCAATGGTCTGCAGTCAAACCAAAGACTGGGGTCCCATACACAATTGACATTGGATATGAGCGTTTTCTTGGACCAGAG ATTTTTTTCAACCCTGAGATGTATTCTGAGGACTTCTTCACTCCTTTACCTGAACTGATTGACAACTGCGTTCAATCTGCACCAATTGACACAAGGAGAGCTCTGTATAAG AACATAGTATTATCTGGTGGATCTACCATGTTTAAAGACTTCCACAGGAGACTCCAAAATAATTTGAAGAAGATAGTAGATGAGCGTGTTGCCGCAACTAATGCCTGTCATCATGTGGAGGTGAAA CCTGTTGAAGTCAACGTTGTCACCCATCCTATACAGAGCTATGCAGTTTGGTTTGGCGGTTCAGTAGCTGCATCTAGCCCTGAGTTTTTCGAG TGTTGCCACACAAAGGAAGATTACGAGGAACATGGAGCAAGCATCTGCCGAACAAGCACTGTTTTCAAAGGAATGTACTGA